A portion of the Chlamydia avium 10DC88 genome contains these proteins:
- a CDS encoding rod shape-determining protein, whose translation MSPHRSLFKIKNLSNRLYNTALGRFDKVFNFFSGNVGIDLGTANTLVYVRGRGIVLSEPSVVAVDAQTHAVLAVGHKAKAMLGKTPRKIMAVRPMKDGVIADFEIAEGMLKALIKRVTPSRSMFRPRILIAVPSGITGVEKRAVEDSALHAGAQEVILIEEPMAAAIGVDLPVHEPAASMIIDIGGGTTEIAIISLGGIVESRSLRIAGDEFDECIINYMRRTYNLMIGPRTAEEIKITIGSAYPLGDQELEMEVRGRDQVAGLPITKRINSVEIRECLAEPIQQIIECVRLTLEKCPPELSADLVERGMVLAGGGALIKGLDKALSKNTGLSVITAPHPLLAVCLGTGKALEHLDQFKKRKGNMV comes from the coding sequence ATGAGCCCACATCGAAGCTTATTTAAGATAAAAAACCTATCCAATCGTTTATATAATACGGCTTTAGGGCGTTTCGATAAGGTTTTCAATTTTTTTTCTGGTAATGTCGGTATTGATTTAGGAACGGCAAATACTTTAGTTTATGTACGTGGTCGGGGGATTGTTCTTAGTGAGCCGTCGGTAGTTGCTGTTGATGCACAGACACATGCAGTTCTTGCTGTGGGGCATAAGGCAAAAGCGATGTTAGGTAAGACTCCTCGGAAGATTATGGCTGTTCGTCCTATGAAAGATGGGGTGATTGCTGATTTTGAGATAGCTGAAGGTATGTTAAAAGCGTTAATTAAGCGTGTAACTCCTTCACGTAGTATGTTTCGTCCTCGGATTTTAATTGCCGTGCCGTCAGGAATTACAGGTGTAGAAAAACGTGCTGTTGAGGACTCGGCCTTGCATGCGGGTGCTCAGGAGGTGATTTTGATAGAGGAACCAATGGCTGCAGCCATTGGTGTGGATCTTCCAGTGCATGAACCTGCGGCAAGTATGATTATTGACATTGGAGGAGGAACAACAGAGATAGCAATTATTTCCTTAGGAGGGATTGTAGAATCTCGATCTTTACGTATTGCTGGTGATGAGTTTGATGAATGTATTATTAATTACATGCGTCGTACTTATAATTTGATGATTGGTCCACGAACTGCCGAAGAAATTAAAATTACTATTGGTTCTGCTTATCCTCTTGGAGATCAAGAGTTAGAAATGGAAGTCCGAGGTCGGGATCAAGTCGCAGGTTTACCGATAACAAAGAGAATTAATTCTGTAGAAATTCGTGAGTGTTTAGCTGAGCCTATTCAACAAATTATTGAATGTGTGCGTTTAACTTTAGAAAAGTGTCCTCCTGAGCTTTCGGCTGATTTAGTTGAGCGTGGTATGGTATTAGCGGGAGGAGGAGCTTTGATCAAGGGGTTAGATAAGGCTTTGAGTAAAAATACCGGTCTTTCTGTAATTACGGCACCTCATCCTTTACTTGCTGTTTGTTTAGGAACAGGAAAGGCGTTGGAACACTTAGATCAATTTAAGAAACGCAAAGGAAATATGGTATGA